In one window of Candidatus Sulfuricurvum sp. RIFRC-1 DNA:
- a CDS encoding BrnA antitoxin family protein, giving the protein MKKMPELKTEEEIAAFWGEHDSTEYIDWDKAKKTRLPNLQKSAKTISIRMPVDMIETLKIQANKNDIPYQSYLKMLISDGLKAHG; this is encoded by the coding sequence ATGAAAAAAATGCCTGAATTAAAAACCGAAGAAGAGATCGCAGCGTTTTGGGGCGAGCATGACTCGACCGAGTACATCGACTGGGATAAAGCCAAAAAAACACGGCTTCCTAATCTTCAAAAAAGCGCGAAAACGATCTCGATTCGTATGCCTGTCGATATGATCGAAACACTCAAAATTCAAGCCAATAAAAATGACATTCCCTATCAGTCGTATCTCAAGATGCTGATTTCGGATGGATTAAAGGCGCATGGGTAA
- a CDS encoding TetR family transcriptional regulator codes for MKISQENKEITKMKILAAGVELIIEKGFKDASMREIAQRAGVSNPTIYNYFPTKEQMLYAYIEWKHQQTREILGTIEGFENYTLREQLQTLIETELELYLEDREFILQISEMVFHSSSLKLDSLYATNRLFVDTAAEMISIAIEAGEIEKPPFEEYLPKLFWDYFVVVVAYWVKDESKSFENTTQFIDHSMGVIEAILNSSLLNKASDLGMFLFKNHLLSALTRLSTQPSRMGKIKRKLGEVFRG; via the coding sequence ATGAAAATCTCTCAGGAAAATAAAGAAATCACCAAAATGAAAATTTTGGCGGCAGGTGTTGAACTGATCATCGAAAAAGGATTCAAAGATGCTTCGATGCGTGAAATTGCGCAGCGTGCCGGAGTCAGTAATCCGACGATCTATAACTATTTCCCTACTAAAGAGCAGATGCTCTACGCCTATATCGAGTGGAAGCATCAGCAAACACGCGAAATTTTGGGAACTATCGAGGGGTTTGAGAACTATACGTTACGTGAACAGCTTCAAACACTGATCGAAACGGAACTCGAACTCTATCTCGAAGATCGTGAATTTATTCTCCAAATCTCAGAGATGGTATTTCACTCCTCTTCACTCAAACTCGATTCGCTTTATGCGACCAATCGCCTCTTCGTTGATACTGCCGCTGAGATGATTTCTATCGCCATCGAAGCGGGTGAGATCGAGAAGCCTCCGTTTGAAGAGTATCTGCCAAAGCTGTTTTGGGATTATTTTGTCGTGGTAGTGGCGTACTGGGTCAAAGATGAAAGTAAATCGTTCGAAAACACTACCCAGTTTATTGACCACTCGATGGGGGTGATCGAGGCAATTTTAAATTCGAGTTTGCTAAACAAGGCTTCGGATTTAGGGATGTTTTTGTTTAAAAACCATCTTCTCTCCGCTTTGACACGTTTGTCGACACAGCCAAGCCGTATGGGGAAAATCAAACGCAAGCTGGGGGAGGTTTTCCGTGGATAA
- a CDS encoding AarF/ABC1/UbiB kinase family protein, producing MDKSIPLSTIARGKVIGKTLIKIGANHTKGSIRKMLASNHTHQSIHEQTHEDTAKIIIEALGELKGVSVKIAQQVMLALPFLPQSYQGEISKSFNAIPPINRALIRKIVKQELERYPEEVFERFESTPFGSASLGQVHKGEYWGKTVALKVQYPGIATTITTDMGMVKFMLQRFAKGQNVDHLIEEINQRLFEEVDYTYEAKNLMFFRNNLVHPNIVIPEFYPELSTSKLLGCSYVQGQTFGEFLQSNPTQEERNHYAQILFDTFFISLYRLKAIHADPNPGNFIFMENAQLGLIDFGCIKYVDETFLVRYNALHLSLIDGVEEDTIVRQYAELKMIDFGDVETMRNFYREIIQPLDSIYIGVLRGERYDFGTSYSFSKKGFETILEVQKKQTHSVHKFNQEYLFLNRTLLGYYTIFEQLGAQIDTRSAKTLMRAFQGENHG from the coding sequence GTGGATAAGTCGATCCCGCTCAGTACTATCGCACGTGGCAAAGTGATCGGTAAGACGTTGATAAAAATCGGGGCGAACCATACGAAAGGATCAATCCGAAAAATGCTCGCCTCTAACCATACCCACCAATCGATTCACGAGCAAACTCACGAAGATACGGCGAAGATTATCATCGAAGCATTGGGGGAACTCAAAGGGGTATCGGTCAAAATCGCTCAGCAGGTGATGTTGGCACTGCCGTTTTTACCGCAGAGTTATCAGGGTGAGATTAGCAAATCGTTTAATGCCATTCCTCCGATTAACCGTGCTTTGATCCGTAAAATCGTGAAACAAGAACTGGAACGTTACCCCGAAGAGGTGTTTGAGCGCTTTGAATCGACACCGTTTGGGAGTGCCAGTTTGGGGCAGGTGCATAAAGGGGAATATTGGGGCAAAACGGTAGCGCTCAAGGTGCAATATCCCGGTATTGCCACGACGATTACTACTGATATGGGGATGGTTAAATTTATGTTGCAACGTTTTGCTAAAGGGCAAAATGTCGATCATTTGATCGAAGAGATTAATCAACGCCTTTTTGAGGAAGTGGATTACACGTATGAAGCGAAAAACCTTATGTTCTTTAGAAACAATCTCGTCCATCCCAATATCGTGATACCGGAGTTTTATCCTGAGCTTTCCACTTCCAAACTGTTGGGATGTTCGTATGTTCAGGGGCAGACGTTCGGTGAATTTTTACAATCAAATCCGACCCAAGAGGAGCGTAACCATTACGCTCAAATCTTGTTCGACACATTTTTTATCTCGTTGTATCGTCTCAAAGCGATCCATGCCGACCCCAATCCGGGTAATTTTATCTTTATGGAAAATGCTCAACTGGGGTTGATCGATTTTGGGTGTATCAAATACGTCGATGAGACTTTTTTGGTACGGTACAACGCTCTTCACCTCTCATTGATTGATGGGGTGGAGGAGGATACGATCGTCCGTCAATACGCGGAACTAAAAATGATCGATTTTGGCGATGTGGAGACCATGCGAAATTTTTACCGCGAGATTATCCAGCCGCTTGATTCGATCTATATTGGGGTTCTTAGAGGAGAGCGTTACGATTTCGGTACAAGCTACAGTTTTTCTAAAAAAGGGTTTGAGACTATCTTGGAAGTACAGAAAAAACAGACCCATTCGGTGCACAAATTTAACCAAGAGTATCTCTTTTTGAATCGTACATTGTTGGGATACTACACGATATTTGAGCAGCTAGGTGCGCAGATCGATACTCGATCGGCTAAAACACTCATGAGAGCGTTTCAAGGAGAAAATCATGGCTAA
- a CDS encoding DUF4153 domain-containing protein: MANLTEEIRTVDLEGNRFANGWFSVTLIGVSLALALFQSFFVPKNAVGLGNILFFLIAMIPMLYLALSAQVINRYTLWVLPFVTVWIADVFIYNNTLTQAYLPAIIVSAILIVYLTSMHKVDHLYQTLIPRLLVAFSPWKYFRAFFSNLFALNPNYSIYKRIFKGVLVTVPFIALFLALFMNADTKFNSAVNRIIELFAIPKIDQMISVPLYFFLFLGVYLYSYLNRAQRPSNDEAKAYDKVIVGIFLGGLNTLFAAFLAFQIAYLFGGEAYITQSGIAPAQFAREGFFQLAWVIGLVVVIFLGMMRRYKGEMSIQILMGLFMAQTVVMGIASLKKMHLYQTLMGMTTLRYYVEWFEYFLIAVLVVGIVLMIIRQSYHVILSTVTAMGLIAFTLVASLNVDYMIASHNVAKFKDKPEKLDIAMLSTLSIDALPALKQTPVMLSVNFSKGSCNSAMQYHYGRCELIRQHSDKQLFYITQRKTAIVAINPTVEASNGHF, translated from the coding sequence ATGGCTAATTTAACAGAAGAGATTCGTACGGTAGATTTAGAGGGGAACCGTTTTGCAAATGGATGGTTTAGTGTGACGTTGATCGGGGTGAGTTTGGCACTCGCGCTGTTTCAATCGTTTTTTGTCCCGAAAAATGCGGTCGGGTTGGGGAATATCCTCTTTTTTCTGATTGCGATGATTCCGATGCTATATTTGGCTTTGAGTGCACAAGTGATTAACCGCTATACGCTTTGGGTACTTCCATTTGTGACGGTATGGATCGCCGATGTGTTTATTTATAACAACACCTTGACACAAGCTTATCTCCCCGCGATTATCGTCTCGGCGATTCTCATTGTCTATCTCACGAGCATGCACAAAGTTGATCATTTGTATCAAACACTGATTCCGAGGCTATTGGTTGCGTTTTCGCCGTGGAAATATTTCAGAGCGTTTTTTTCTAATCTGTTCGCACTCAATCCGAACTATTCGATCTATAAGCGGATATTCAAAGGGGTGCTTGTCACCGTACCGTTTATTGCATTATTTTTGGCATTATTCATGAACGCCGATACCAAATTCAACAGCGCCGTAAATCGAATTATCGAACTCTTCGCGATTCCGAAAATCGATCAGATGATATCGGTACCGCTTTATTTTTTCCTCTTTTTAGGGGTCTATCTCTACAGCTATCTCAACCGTGCGCAACGCCCTAGTAATGATGAGGCAAAAGCGTATGATAAAGTGATAGTGGGGATTTTTTTAGGGGGACTTAATACCCTTTTTGCCGCCTTTTTGGCTTTTCAGATTGCCTATCTCTTCGGAGGGGAAGCGTACATTACCCAATCGGGGATCGCACCTGCTCAGTTTGCCCGCGAAGGGTTCTTTCAACTCGCATGGGTCATTGGTCTGGTCGTCGTTATCTTTTTGGGGATGATGCGCCGTTATAAAGGGGAGATGAGTATCCAAATCCTGATGGGGCTGTTTATGGCACAAACGGTCGTCATGGGGATTGCGTCGCTCAAAAAGATGCACCTGTATCAGACATTGATGGGGATGACGACACTGCGCTACTATGTGGAATGGTTTGAGTATTTTCTGATTGCGGTATTGGTCGTGGGGATCGTCCTCATGATTATCCGCCAATCGTATCACGTCATTTTGAGCACCGTCACCGCTATGGGATTGATCGCGTTTACACTTGTCGCTTCGCTTAATGTCGATTATATGATTGCATCGCACAATGTTGCGAAGTTCAAAGATAAACCTGAAAAACTCGATATAGCGATGCTCTCAACGCTCTCAATCGATGCTCTTCCGGCATTGAAACAGACTCCCGTGATGTTGAGCGTCAATTTTTCAAAAGGGAGCTGTAACTCTGCCATGCAATATCATTACGGTAGATGTGAACTGATCCGCCAACATAGTGATAAACAACTATTTTATATAACGCAACGCAAGACTGCTATCGTTGCAATCAATCCTACTGTAGAGGCTTCCAATGGACATTTTTGA
- a CDS encoding VanZ family protein — METGVKPNPLKRLLYPGLFFLLLLGIIYKADTANYNFAFHVVGMIPYGDKIAHAILYGIMVYLLNYGLNGKRWFRIEIGTLLVMSFAFAEEVSQLYFPSRSFDWFDLLADAVGIFAATVVYRWGRGH; from the coding sequence ATGGAAACAGGAGTAAAACCGAACCCTCTTAAACGGCTCCTCTATCCGGGGCTGTTTTTTCTTCTCCTATTGGGGATAATCTATAAAGCCGATACGGCAAACTATAACTTCGCGTTTCATGTGGTGGGGATGATCCCCTACGGCGATAAAATTGCTCATGCCATCTTGTATGGGATCATGGTGTATTTGCTCAATTACGGGTTAAATGGGAAACGGTGGTTTAGGATAGAGATCGGGACGTTGCTTGTAATGAGCTTTGCGTTTGCCGAAGAGGTGAGTCAGCTCTATTTTCCAAGTCGCTCATTTGACTGGTTTGATCTTTTGGCGGATGCGGTTGGGATTTTTGCAGCGACGGTGGTTTATCGGTGGGGAAGGGGACATTAG
- a CDS encoding efflux RND transporter permease subunit, producing the protein MLEAIGVVFLIVLFFLGCFSQLIIYPFYWSVIYVDIVYLSIIAFFVLMIFGFYVLKKYYRLNRLSIASLIGGGIIFLGFSAYIEASLFIWNVAKEKHHTSLTGLHINLSKWTDFSLFDRADHGCTHAEIEIEDQRYYWSFKKRDFVKAEDNLMRCD; encoded by the coding sequence ATGTTAGAAGCTATCGGAGTTGTTTTTTTGATAGTATTGTTTTTTCTAGGATGTTTTTCACAATTGATCATTTATCCATTTTATTGGAGTGTCATTTATGTGGATATAGTTTATTTATCGATTATCGCTTTTTTTGTTTTAATGATTTTTGGCTTCTATGTGTTAAAAAAATATTATCGTCTTAATCGTTTATCTATTGCTTCATTGATCGGTGGAGGGATTATTTTTTTGGGATTTTCGGCATATATAGAAGCGTCGTTGTTTATTTGGAATGTAGCAAAAGAGAAACACCATACTAGTCTAACAGGTTTGCATATTAATTTGAGTAAATGGACTGACTTTTCATTATTTGATAGGGCAGATCATGGATGCACTCATGCGGAAATTGAAATTGAAGATCAACGGTATTATTGGAGTTTTAAGAAGAGAGATTTTGTTAAAGCTGAAGATAATTTAATGCGCTGTGATTGA
- a CDS encoding 16S rRNA pseudouridine(516) synthase yields MKNSKPSKVRLDKLLGSLGYCVRKEVAALLREGIITHTENLPLKSDTKVSHNEILFENEPLDPPTGMVILMHKPIGFICSHDDGEGKLVYDLLPPRWRMRDPKISTIGRLDKETSGLLLLTDDGQLLHRLTSPRHHVPKLYEATLDRPLKGDEAEIFASGTLMLNGEKSPCLPAKLTIIDDIHATLEITEGRYHQVRRMFAAVGNHVTALHRSSFGDLRLGDLEVGEYYVLNHSALNYLQL; encoded by the coding sequence ATGAAAAACTCGAAGCCCTCTAAAGTCCGTCTGGACAAACTCCTCGGCTCATTGGGCTATTGCGTGCGCAAAGAGGTTGCCGCTCTTCTACGTGAGGGTATCATCACCCACACCGAAAATCTTCCCCTAAAAAGTGATACCAAAGTCTCACATAACGAAATCCTCTTTGAAAACGAGCCGCTCGATCCTCCTACTGGGATGGTGATTTTGATGCACAAACCTATAGGATTCATCTGCTCCCACGATGATGGTGAGGGAAAACTCGTTTATGATCTCCTCCCGCCGCGTTGGAGAATGCGCGATCCCAAAATCTCCACCATAGGGCGACTCGACAAAGAGACGAGTGGACTACTGCTCCTTACCGACGACGGGCAACTCCTCCACCGCCTCACCTCCCCGCGCCATCACGTCCCAAAACTCTACGAAGCGACACTCGATCGACCGTTAAAAGGGGATGAAGCAGAAATTTTCGCCTCGGGAACACTGATGCTCAACGGTGAAAAAAGCCCCTGTCTTCCGGCGAAGCTCACTATCATTGACGATATACACGCTACATTGGAGATCACCGAAGGACGCTATCATCAGGTACGGCGAATGTTTGCGGCAGTGGGGAATCATGTCACTGCATTGCACCGCTCTAGCTTTGGGGATTTGAGATTGGGGGATTTAGAGGTTGGGGAGTATTATGTACTCAATCACAGCGCATTAAATTATCTTCAGCTTTAA
- a CDS encoding ABC-F family ATP-binding cassette domain-containing protein, producing MIQINNLTKSYGTRVLFENLSLKLNAGNKVGFVGRNGSGKSTLFKIILDEEPHDSGEIIIPKNYRIGTLRQHLHFTHKTVREECASVLTGDMEHEVYRVEKILFGLGFTQDDLEKDPLSFSGGYQIRLNLVKLLVTEPNLLLLDEPTNYLDIVSLRWLASFIRAFEGEVILITHDRDFMDSVSTHTMGLRRRTVSIIKGNSHKYYEMMESEDELYVKTKINHDKKREELIDFVARNKARASTAVMAQSKQKELDKMGVMESLEGEKDLSFSFSYKPTPAKIIMQVKDLSFGYSADELLFHNLSFNMESKKCLAIIGKNGKGKSTLLNTLAGVLTPNGEITSHPSTAIAHFGQTNIDRLDKNRTITEEIQSADNTLQNVRIRGICGTMMFSGDDADKKISILSGGERSRVMLGKIIATPANLLFLDEPTNHLDMQSIDSLCDALKRFEGSVVIVTHSEMLLRELADQLIIFREGNAEFFDGGYDEFLEKIGWDEEISDAPKPVKVTANVNKKEQKQQRAELIQERSRLLNPLKKEIDYCENTIMTLEEKVKTAHEQLIVYSNQGESTKLMELSKQVASDEKLIEELFERLEIASDDFERITKETDEKLEAL from the coding sequence ATGATTCAAATCAACAACCTCACCAAAAGCTACGGAACCCGGGTTCTCTTCGAGAACTTATCCCTCAAACTGAACGCCGGGAATAAAGTCGGTTTCGTCGGACGCAACGGAAGCGGAAAATCGACCCTCTTTAAAATCATTTTGGATGAAGAGCCTCATGATTCGGGAGAAATTATTATCCCGAAAAACTACCGCATCGGAACCCTTCGTCAACATCTTCACTTCACCCACAAAACCGTCCGTGAAGAGTGTGCATCGGTTCTCACAGGGGATATGGAGCACGAAGTCTATCGGGTCGAAAAAATCCTCTTCGGTCTGGGATTTACACAAGACGATTTGGAGAAAGACCCGCTCAGTTTTTCAGGGGGGTATCAAATCCGTCTCAACCTCGTCAAACTCCTCGTCACCGAACCCAATCTGTTATTGCTCGATGAGCCGACCAACTACCTCGACATCGTCTCTCTGCGCTGGCTGGCAAGCTTTATCCGAGCTTTTGAGGGTGAAGTGATCCTCATCACCCATGATCGCGATTTTATGGACTCGGTCAGTACCCATACGATGGGATTACGTCGTAGAACTGTCTCTATAATCAAAGGCAATAGCCATAAATATTATGAAATGATGGAGAGCGAAGACGAGCTCTACGTCAAAACTAAAATCAATCACGACAAAAAACGTGAAGAACTTATCGATTTTGTTGCCCGAAACAAAGCCCGTGCTTCCACGGCGGTCATGGCACAGTCCAAACAAAAAGAGCTGGACAAGATGGGAGTTATGGAATCACTCGAAGGGGAAAAAGATCTCTCTTTTTCGTTCTCGTATAAACCTACCCCCGCCAAAATCATTATGCAGGTGAAAGATCTCTCCTTCGGATACAGTGCCGATGAGCTCCTCTTCCATAATCTCTCATTTAATATGGAGAGTAAAAAATGCCTCGCTATCATCGGGAAAAACGGTAAAGGTAAATCAACCCTCCTCAACACCCTCGCAGGGGTTTTAACGCCCAACGGTGAAATCACTTCCCACCCTTCCACCGCCATCGCCCACTTCGGTCAAACGAACATCGACCGCCTCGATAAAAACCGCACCATCACTGAAGAGATCCAAAGTGCCGACAATACGCTTCAAAATGTCCGTATTAGAGGTATCTGCGGAACCATGATGTTCAGCGGCGACGATGCCGATAAAAAAATATCTATCCTCTCAGGGGGAGAGCGCAGCCGTGTCATGCTGGGGAAAATCATCGCCACCCCTGCCAACCTCCTCTTCCTCGATGAGCCAACCAACCACCTCGATATGCAGTCCATTGACTCACTGTGTGACGCACTCAAACGGTTCGAGGGTTCCGTCGTCATTGTCACCCACTCCGAAATGCTATTGCGTGAGTTAGCCGATCAACTTATCATCTTTCGTGAGGGAAATGCAGAGTTTTTCGATGGCGGATACGATGAGTTCTTGGAGAAGATCGGATGGGATGAAGAGATATCTGATGCTCCCAAACCAGTCAAAGTGACTGCGAATGTCAATAAGAAAGAGCAAAAACAGCAGCGTGCCGAACTGATCCAAGAGCGCTCCCGATTGCTGAACCCTCTCAAAAAAGAGATCGATTACTGTGAGAATACGATTATGACTCTGGAGGAGAAGGTGAAAACGGCTCATGAACAGCTGATCGTCTACTCCAATCAAGGAGAAAGCACTAAACTCATGGAACTCTCCAAACAGGTTGCTAGTGATGAGAAGCTGATCGAAGAGCTGTTCGAGCGGCTCGAAATCGCCAGTGATGACTTTGAACGGATCACCAAAGAGACCGATGAAAAACTCGAAGCCCTCTAA
- the flhA gene encoding flagellar biosynthesis protein FlhA: MAILAIIIVPLPSALLDLLLAVVIALSVLILLISLYIPKPTDLTTFPTLLLVITLFRLALNIATTRMILSHGHEGPEAVSDIVTSFGNFVVGGNMVIGVIVFTILVLINFMVITKGSGRVAEVAARFTLDAMPGKQMAIDADLNSGLIDESEAKRRRAEILQDANFYGAMDGSSKFIKGDAVAGIIITLINIIGGFLIGIFQFDLDVASSAHTYTILTIGDGLVSQIPALIISTATGIMITRGSSDTGGNFAEGSINQLMGNARVMIIVGFIMILFAMVPGLPTLSMGFVGLVFAGLGYALYKYEKGDLVLTSAPAVAKKGVLSGSDGASGSEGGTSAAPRRKTNEEIAKEEEAALEDILKIEMLELTLGYQLIRLADNTQGGDLLERIRSMRRKIASDFGFLMPQVRIRDNLHLKPTQYEILLKGVNIGDGLIQPDRYLAMDSGMVMGEIQGEPTKEPAFGLDALWIDPALKEDAIINGYTVVDPATVISTHMSELVKRHAEELLTRQETQSLIEKIKNDYPVVVDDLLKVANIGLIQRVFKALLHERIPLKDMITILETMADVAEYTKSVDTITEHVRAKLSRIITQLYTGPDGIIKLLTFDTMSEQKMLEKSQERDGAKQLLLNVGEINGLIQATSLKATELLQKGISPIIIIVDPKLRRPLAEIYERFSLDIVTLSHAEIDSNAKFEVLGSITLDTK; this comes from the coding sequence ATGGCAATTTTGGCGATTATTATCGTGCCACTCCCGAGTGCGCTGCTGGATTTACTCCTGGCAGTTGTCATCGCCTTGTCAGTTCTCATATTATTAATCTCACTTTATATCCCTAAACCGACCGATTTAACCACATTTCCGACGCTGTTACTCGTCATTACCCTCTTTCGACTGGCCCTCAACATTGCAACCACCCGTATGATCTTGAGTCACGGTCACGAAGGGCCTGAAGCGGTCAGTGATATCGTTACCAGTTTCGGGAACTTCGTCGTCGGCGGCAATATGGTCATCGGGGTTATCGTCTTTACCATCTTGGTCTTGATCAATTTCATGGTTATCACCAAAGGTTCAGGCCGCGTTGCCGAAGTTGCGGCACGTTTCACCCTCGATGCAATGCCCGGTAAACAGATGGCGATTGATGCCGATCTCAACAGCGGATTGATTGACGAGAGCGAAGCAAAACGCCGCCGTGCGGAGATCTTGCAAGATGCCAATTTCTACGGAGCAATGGACGGTTCGAGCAAATTTATCAAAGGAGACGCCGTTGCGGGGATCATCATCACCCTCATCAACATCATCGGCGGCTTTTTAATCGGAATTTTTCAATTCGATCTTGATGTCGCCAGCAGTGCGCATACCTATACGATCCTCACGATCGGGGACGGACTCGTATCCCAAATACCCGCGCTCATCATCTCAACCGCAACCGGTATTATGATCACACGCGGTTCAAGCGATACCGGTGGGAACTTCGCCGAAGGAAGCATTAACCAACTCATGGGAAATGCTCGAGTTATGATCATCGTCGGATTCATCATGATCCTTTTCGCTATGGTTCCGGGGCTACCGACCCTCTCAATGGGCTTTGTAGGACTTGTTTTCGCCGGATTGGGATATGCCCTGTATAAATATGAAAAAGGGGATCTCGTACTCACCTCTGCCCCTGCCGTTGCAAAAAAAGGTGTTCTCTCCGGCTCTGACGGAGCTTCCGGCAGTGAGGGGGGAACATCCGCCGCTCCTCGCCGCAAAACAAATGAAGAGATTGCCAAAGAGGAAGAAGCTGCCTTAGAAGATATTCTCAAAATCGAAATGCTCGAACTCACCCTCGGATATCAACTCATTCGCCTCGCGGACAATACGCAGGGGGGAGATTTGCTGGAACGTATCCGATCCATGCGGCGTAAAATCGCCTCGGATTTCGGGTTTCTCATGCCGCAGGTCCGTATCCGCGATAATCTCCACCTCAAACCGACCCAATATGAAATTCTCCTCAAAGGGGTCAATATTGGGGATGGGCTGATTCAACCCGATCGTTATCTCGCTATGGACAGCGGAATGGTAATGGGCGAAATTCAAGGGGAACCTACAAAAGAGCCTGCATTCGGACTCGATGCGCTGTGGATTGACCCTGCTCTCAAAGAAGATGCCATCATTAACGGCTATACCGTTGTCGACCCGGCAACGGTCATCTCTACCCACATGAGTGAACTGGTGAAGCGACATGCTGAAGAGCTCCTCACTCGCCAAGAGACTCAGTCGCTTATCGAGAAAATCAAAAACGATTATCCGGTTGTCGTGGATGATCTCCTCAAAGTGGCGAATATCGGTCTTATTCAACGAGTTTTCAAAGCATTGTTGCATGAACGGATACCGCTCAAAGATATGATCACAATTTTAGAAACCATGGCCGATGTGGCGGAATACACCAAAAGTGTCGATACCATCACCGAGCATGTCCGTGCAAAACTTTCCCGTATTATTACTCAGCTCTATACGGGACCAGATGGGATTATCAAACTCCTCACGTTCGATACAATGAGTGAGCAAAAAATGTTGGAAAAATCACAAGAACGAGACGGAGCGAAACAGCTTCTTCTCAATGTCGGAGAGATCAACGGACTTATCCAAGCAACAAGTCTAAAAGCAACCGAACTTCTCCAGAAAGGGATATCTCCGATCATTATTATTGTTGATCCGAAACTTCGTCGTCCGTTGGCCGAAATCTATGAACGTTTCAGCCTCGATATTGTCACCCTCTCTCATGCCGAAATTGATTCGAACGCCAAATTCGAAGTACTCGGTTCCATCACTTTAGATACCAAATAG
- a CDS encoding Rrf2 family transcriptional regulator: MLMTRASEYALLSLIVLAKAGRPLDVDTLSRELDISKSFLAKILQSLARQGILNSYKGVNGGFELTRHSRDITVLEVMETVEGKSPAVFSCSPSQEDCPSNKAMSCGLWPFLNRLQGKVDTFLGTLTLEAILEE; this comes from the coding sequence ATGTTGATGACCCGCGCCAGCGAATATGCTCTATTGTCGCTTATCGTTTTGGCCAAAGCGGGTCGTCCTCTCGATGTAGACACCCTCTCTCGTGAACTCGACATCTCTAAAAGTTTTTTAGCCAAAATTCTCCAGTCACTTGCCAGACAAGGGATTCTCAACTCTTATAAAGGGGTTAACGGAGGATTTGAGCTTACCCGACATAGCCGCGACATTACGGTTTTAGAAGTGATGGAAACGGTTGAGGGGAAAAGCCCTGCCGTATTTAGTTGCTCCCCATCACAAGAGGATTGTCCTTCCAATAAAGCAATGAGTTGCGGTTTATGGCCATTTTTAAACCGATTACAAGGGAAAGTGGACACTTTTTTAGGTACATTGACCCTCGAAGCCATTTTAGAAGAGTAA
- the rpsO gene encoding 30S ribosomal protein S15 encodes MALDTANKTQIIKQYQRTEGDTGSSEVQIALLSTRIAALTEHLKTFKKDHSSRLGLLKLVGQRRRLMRYLKRTNRAVYNKLVTDLGIRDNI; translated from the coding sequence ATGGCTTTAGATACGGCAAACAAAACGCAAATTATCAAACAATACCAAAGAACTGAAGGTGATACCGGTTCAAGTGAAGTACAAATTGCACTTCTTTCAACTCGTATTGCAGCTCTTACTGAGCATTTGAAAACATTCAAAAAAGACCATTCATCACGTCTTGGTCTTTTGAAACTTGTTGGTCAACGTCGTCGTTTGATGCGTTATTTGAAACGTACAAACCGTGCGGTTTACAACAAATTAGTTACTGATCTCGGAATCCGCGACAATATCTAA